The genome window CAACATGTAATCAACATTTATTAACTAAAAGGTTCGGTCAACATCAACCaattattaaaacaattttaatttaaaattcaaagcaTAATTTTAACAGAACTGTTGCAATCTTACCAAAGCagcaaaaatagaaagaaaaaaaaaagaagatgaatTGGAGCATAAAATCTTCGTGAAGACGTGAAATGTTTACACAATGTATAGTAGTTAGAAGGACAGACCTATTAACTACACCATGCAGCAGTGTTATAAGaaagtataatattataatgatgCCTTCTTACAATTTGAGCTTTACCACTGACCTGAGGTGATTTCTCAGAAGCTGCTCTTAGATCTGAAACTGCTCCCTCAAAATCTTCGACCAAAAGTTTGGCCTCACCCCTCTGTAAACCGAATATATTGAGGAATTACATAACTAATCATGCAACTCCGCAGACAATTTTAATTCTTGGCACAAGTATGTTGCAAAATGCATAACTATAGCTGACCTGTACTAGAGCTTCTAGAAGCTCCCCATCGATGCTAAGCGCTTCTGTACAACTGCTCACAGCATCTTTTCCCCTACCAAGCTTAACCAATACTTTACATAAACCAAGATGCAGATTAACATTGTTGGCAATATGAGTAGGGTCCAAAGCAAGGGCTGCTTTGTAGTCCTCCACCGCAAGGCGCAACTTTCCCCTATTTTCGTTGTCTTCTGCCTGCATTGATGTCGCATTTTAGTACAATAGGTAATAAGAAATAACATATGGTTCAGGAATGGCCATATTCATTTACACTTTTAGTCTTCTTCAGTAATTTCTTCACCCCAAAATATGCTTTCTTCAATTCACTATGCTCTGGGTCGAGACGGAGACCTTTCTTGAAATGCCTGAAAGCCCATGCAGCGTCATTGTAAATAAACTGTTGCCCGAGCTaataaccccccccccccccccccaagtcTCTCACTTAGAATATGTCTGTGTGTTTTTTATATTTGCTGCTGAAAAAGAGATCTTTTTGAACAAACCTTATAGCAACATCATGATCAGCTAAATAATAGTAAGCCCGGCCACGAAGATGCAACGCCTCCAAATTATCCTCATCTTCTTTGAGGATAAATCCTGTCTCTGAGATGACACTGGAGAAATCTTTAGCTGCTAATAAAAGCTTAACTTTGAGGACTTTGGCCTTGTACCGTGAGATAAAATAATGCATCAtgtcagaaaatatatataggtAAATGGGAAATAATGTTCAAAGATAAATGAATGCTATAATTTTGATGGTTACCTTTGAGCATTCTGGAGAAAAAACAAGGACAACCTTGTCCACATATCCCAATGACTTTGTAAAATTGCCTGAATCAAAAAGATTAAGGGCAGTATCTAGAGCATCACGAGATTGATACAACTGAGAGAGCTCCTTTTCCACTGCTGAATTTCCAGGTTTAATATCCAGAAACTTTTTATAACTTTTCTCTGATTCCTCGTATCTAAATTTAACAAAATCTGTTAGAATGATTGTCCAAAGAATAGACCTAATAAACACTTTGCCATCCCTCAATATTCAAAATGCATGGCTTACTTGCCTGGAATGAAATACAAATTCTATTAAATGAGCGGGTGTATCAAATCACACAATTCAATGTTACTGATATAAAGAATGTTGCAAGAAAACAGTCACAatcaataataatttgaaacaagtGAAAAAACAGATACTCCATATTTTACGGAAAAAAATTGTGAGTAAAAAATGTCAAGCAGCTCGCCTTGTTATGATTTGGATAACTATATGGCAAGCCCAAAGCTAGGGAGCAATTCAATCAGCTCTACCTCTAATGAACAGGTATATGACATATCAGCTCTAGAAATCATGTATCGGGGTATGAAGCACCTATCCTAAGTTTATTGTAGCCATTTCATTGTATTACTCACTAGAAAGAAGTTTAAAGCACAGTCGCAGCACCCACAGCAGAATTGGAAGggtttaaaattatatcattttgaTGTCCCAAATAGTCACACTGGCATCTGATGGAATTCTACAAGTGGCTCTAGAAGCCCACAGAATCTCTTAATTCAATGAAGATGTTGGCAACATACTGGCACGCTAGAATTGTCTAGATACTGGCTCACTAATCTAAGCccaa of Daucus carota subsp. sativus chromosome 3, DH1 v3.0, whole genome shotgun sequence contains these proteins:
- the LOC108213561 gene encoding dnaJ protein P58IPK homolog, translated to MMKIWGALSVDFVAWRGFVYTLFLLHFVFICQFLFLQPLVSALDGKPGDAAELYERVAHSIKVKRYSEAISDLNAAIEADPTLSEAYRHRASILRQLCRYEESEKSYKKFLDIKPGNSAVEKELSQLYQSRDALDTALNLFDSGNFTKSLGYVDKVVLVFSPECSKAKVLKVKLLLAAKDFSSVISETGFILKEDEDNLEALHLRGRAYYYLADHDVAIRHFKKGLRLDPEHSELKKAYFGVKKLLKKTKSAEDNENRGKLRLAVEDYKAALALDPTHIANNVNLHLGLCKVLVKLGRGKDAVSSCTEALSIDGELLEALVQRGEAKLLVEDFEGAVSDLRAASEKSPQDRKIRQTLMKAEKALKISQRKDWYKILGISKTSSVSEIKKAYKRLALQWHPDKNVDNREEAEAKFRDIAAAYEVLGDEEKRMRYDQGEDVEGMGMGGSGGGFNPFGGGGQQFTFHFEGGFPGGGFQF